Genomic DNA from Theobroma cacao cultivar B97-61/B2 chromosome 3, Criollo_cocoa_genome_V2, whole genome shotgun sequence:
TCAGGGTATCATCAAATAATAACAAGTGTTTAAGATATGTCATCACTTACGCAAGAAAAAGGCTTCTGGCAGCTGGAACGTGTCGACATAAAACTGTGTTCAGTGGGACAAAATCTCTTTCAACTCTGTTTAAGATGTGCGAGTCAATTAAATTCTCCCTCATGGTATGCCACATGCATTTCTCCCACTTATCTGGAATGCAAATTCTGGAAAAGCTGCCAGCCGGAAAGCTAACTTGTCAGCTTTTTTTGTTCAGAATTTCTACACAAAAACGCATGTGCTTGATCCAAGGTATTGGAGAGAGATCTGAAGCTCCTATCTTTTGGTTTTTAGCTTCAACCATGGCCCTGCTGGTTTGTAGAAGGCTAGAGGCAATTATAGACATGACTAGAGCCTCTATGCATTGCTTTCACTGTAAGAATATTAAGGTGACTTATGTCATGATTTCCACGTACCAAGACGGGTAGAAAAGCACTGGAGAGACAAATTAAACATTGTTGAAAGAAACATGCATGTCACCTTGAGAAAACTTGATCAGAGCCTATACGTGAAGTTTCTCAGTCGTGGGTTTAACAAAAACATGCAAGCAATCAAGTATATCACTATGAccaatacatatatatataagtactataaatatatatatatatgtacgtATGTATGCCTGCCAAAGTGGAGAATGTTTGGCTATTGGAGGTTTCAAGCTACACTTTAGCTCCATTAGTAAATcattaatagttaattaaGTCACAATAACAAAAAGGTTATGAACTCAGCTCACTTTTGGACAACTGGACATAATGATTTCAACaccattaaaaattatttgcaATAAACATATTGCAGGTGTTGGGAGAACTTTTGAAAATAAtcgtgaaaaaaaaagaaaaagttgcaCCCTAATCACATGATTAGAGCTCATCAATTAAGACTTCTAGCTAGTTAGCTTGACTTAATCATGGCTAATTTGAAGTTTAAATACAAGAAAGCACAAGATTTGAATTAATCATATCACCTtgtatgtgtgtgtatatattataaatatcaaaatgCTAACAGAAGAAAGCAAATGCTAGCAACTTTTAGGAACTCCATCCAATAAAATGCGAATCTCATGGGATTTGTTCTTGAGGTTTGAACATCTTGAGATCTCCCACACCCTAATTTCCCTATCTAAACTTCCACTGCAGAATGTAAAGACACCCTCGAACACGCCTCTGGCAACTGCTACCAACGACTTCACAGGTTTTTCATGTCCCTCCAGCACTATACTACAATGGAACCCACCCTCCTTCCCACGTTGCCAAACCCTCACCGTCCGATCAGATGATCCACTCACAAACAAATCCCCCACGTTGATTAAGCATAATATAGGCCCTGAATGACCCCACAATGCTTCTACAAATCCCACATGATCATTTTCGGCATTattctctcctttcttctccCACACCATGATGGAACGATCACAGCCTCCCGAAAACAACACCGATCCATCAGCGTTTAAAGCAAGCGCATTAACCGTAGATTTGTGCTTGCCTAGAGTAGCCACCAAGCTGTGCCGTCTCTCCTTATTAGCTCTCTCCCAAACGCTAATCAACCCATCTGCAGAGCCTTTGTATACAGTTCCATTGTCTGAAACAACCAAAGTGTTTACGGCATCTTCATGAGCTTTAACAGACTCTAAACAACGTCGATTATTTACGTTCCATATCTTGAAACTTTTGTCCCATGAAACCGAATACATTAGCCCTTTCTGGTTTAATATAACCAAACCCGAAACTGTATCCCAGTGTTCTATCCAAAGCCTCTTCTTATGACGCCTAACATTAACGTAGTTCTTTGGCAAAATGAAATGAAGGAAGCGGTCTTTAACGGTGGGGAGAGTGGTGAGAAGTTGGTGTTTTTTGGAAAGGGTGATTTCCCAGATTCTGATCTTGCCATCTTGATGAGCAGTGAAGATTTTCGTTTTGTTGAATGCAATGGACTTGACGAACCCGGAGGTGGGATCGTCGTT
This window encodes:
- the LOC18605003 gene encoding myosin heavy chain kinase B; protein product: MSSQLHVFPLQTLKHRCLAALKTRSPHISCLAVRDNLLYAAAINEINVFDLSNHSPVDSFNDDPTSGFVKSIAFNKTKIFTAHQDGKIRIWEITLSKKHQLLTTLPTVKDRFLHFILPKNYVNVRRHKKRLWIEHWDTVSGLVILNQKGLMYSVSWDKSFKIWNVNNRRCLESVKAHEDAVNTLVVSDNGTVYKGSADGLISVWERANKERRHSLVATLGKHKSTVNALALNADGSVLFSGGCDRSIMVWEKKGENNAENDHVGFVEALWGHSGPILCLINVGDLFVSGSSDRTVRVWQRGKEGGFHCSIVLEGHEKPVKSLVAVARGVFEGVFTFCSGSLDREIRVWEISRCSNLKNKSHEIRILLDGVPKSC